A DNA window from Niabella yanshanensis contains the following coding sequences:
- a CDS encoding DUF4943 family protein, with amino-acid sequence MNKLLLFSMSFFFLLGCKKNGFDVNNPDVDLFVSQLKSGSYNEREVGDDGKPLWLKMPRFGHKHVARLIELSKDTARIEKFPTNPISSRRPHPEGRDYFILGECLLAVVEIIREKGWLDPYLIDTSKDIPERFKGVTGVEILMISDQYRQWWSNYKDGDWKGNNPLANTPYKWM; translated from the coding sequence ATGAATAAACTCCTGCTTTTTTCGATGTCGTTCTTTTTCTTGCTGGGTTGTAAGAAAAACGGTTTTGACGTTAATAATCCTGATGTAGACCTATTTGTTAGCCAATTAAAAAGCGGTAGCTATAATGAGCGAGAAGTTGGCGATGACGGAAAGCCCCTATGGCTTAAAATGCCGCGGTTTGGGCATAAGCATGTTGCCCGGTTGATTGAATTATCTAAAGATACCGCCCGTATTGAAAAATTTCCGACCAATCCTATATCGTCGCGAAGGCCACATCCGGAGGGTCGGGATTATTTTATTTTGGGCGAGTGTTTGTTAGCTGTTGTTGAAATTATCAGAGAGAAGGGCTGGCTGGATCCCTACCTGATCGATACCTCGAAGGATATTCCGGAAAGATTCAAGGGCGTTACGGGTGTAGAAATACTAATGATCAGCGATCAATATCGGCAATGGTGGAGTAATTATAAGGATGGCGACTGGAAGGGCAATAATCCTTTAGCGAATACGCCGTATAAATGGATGTGA